TATGATCTTCGACGGTTCGATCGAGTTATAAGCTAACGTTTTCACAaggctcgatcatgacgtatgtgatagctgtctcATCGATTTAATCTTTTCAaagtatttaatgcatgtcagacggtggtcggccacctctgatattgaaccgtcacgatgcaagcctataaataacccctccatttaacatttatcacttttacatctttcactcttccaaattttcttaccCTTTCTCTCTATTTCGCCGCTTGCATAGCCCATCTACACCAACTTTTCATCTTCCTTTACCTTTCTTTCTCTCATATCAATGGCTAAAACTTCAaaaactgtacctcagaaggagaaagcttcttcttcacggccgtccggcgacaaggcgtCGGTGGAGCCGCCTACCTATGagtatgttcccggcccgtgtactctgaagatcgattttaaggttgagaatccttcatctgttccaggtcgatgtgagcatgtgtcgatgtacatatgctcgataacggagggtcatctcgaggctatgaggaaagactgcaactggggttccgaggttgtgttgcaaattccctcccccgaagagagcgtcatcacccatgtggaggggtttttaagtgtttacacctaccctttcacgttgggtcccgtcgacccggTAATCATCGATTTTTAcaagagatatcaggtcacccttggtcaaattcatccctctctatgcgtatagtaaccttactttgcttcttctccaacaaggtCGGGGGGCGGGAATtttccctgaatcacctcatatgactgtatcggcctcaaatctttcgaggactaatcaggcttcatCGTCGGGCGTCGAAGGCTTTGAtatcgagcatcgacgaagacaagtatcggggttggatgggccgttatatcCGGGTGAGGACTCGTGAcctcattccggaagagaagatgtcgttccccgaggaatggaatttcgaccgtaagtggttttcataagacgttgcttttcgtatctttttCCGATTTTATCTGATGTCTTTCTTCAACATACAGCTGCCCCTTGAATGCCACAAGCagtacccgacctcgaggattgggttcggaagttagccttgactttctcttatgccgaacgcgcttggcgtgatttgacAAAAGGTAGATGAGAGGTCAAGAATCATGGTAAAGGTTACTTCTCGTGTTCTTCGAAATACTTTTTATTCTCCATTCGTCACTGATTTTCTTTCATacaggtgtaaccaaggatgccgttttgaggccttcgagtggtgaagaaggaaccaagtccccggtcccggaaccggggaaagataagaagcgaaaagctgtctctcggccagaggaccccaagcccaaaacttgaagggtgaggaggaagtcAATCTCTCTTTCGATGGACTCGGTGCaacaactgagagaagaagaagaagaagaagaagaagaatatgatgcctcggctttggtgatccgaCCTGTGAAAGCTATCGAGGTTGCCAAAGCTTctgagccgatggcggctgtaCCGGTCGGGGTTGGTTCCGGtaccccgagtctcgatcagagcATCCCGGGCGATTCGCTTGGGACTGTGACAATGGatcatttgccttctcttccaaccttttctgaggaggcgttaaaggaggctcgagaattgaagacccccgatatgtgcggaggctctagtgtaggggaccctttttgggattgctttactggagtcaaTGATGTCTCCAACATTGATGAtgcttctcttctcctagaagaggcccaacatttcatttctcgggtaatgattttactgtacttggtttcttcgttcttttccaAGCTTGACTTGTGTTCTTTTCCTACTATGCAGGCAATTAGCAGGTTTTGAGTCGACCTCAGCCAGTGCGAGGttgagcttcagaaggtctcgggggagataGATGCTCtacggcttctttgcagccaaaaggacgagacTATAAAGGACCaccaagcagatttggctaaggctcgtgaagaagaggacGAACTAGATAAGCaagtgagcctcgttctgttagagtatgggtttgactcaactgtggaagttaaccattcgttatctcagctgcagcaaaaagttgaaaagatcgggttacttcgggaagaagtcgatcaaatcaaggctgaatgtaatcggtggaaggagactatcgaccgcctggctgtggaaaaagaaaccatcttggccaaattagTATCgcccgatgttcagcttcgaagcgtcaagcaaaagggttcggctcaggctaagaggatcgagaagcttgaaacacggcttgctgaggccaaggcggaggttgagtcatcgaaagtcaTGGTGGACAAGTCCATTGTcgtgtatcgggctgatgccgaggctactcagatggaggcacgagaggcggcggatactgccgacactcgagcacattgggttgccgaacttgctaagtgtcggtctcggagggagaccctcgaggagatacacgttcgaggtttcgaccttgctgaagagataaaaaaggctaaagagctcgaagctgaagctgaaaccttggcttctgatggcgatgatgatgatggtagtaagagcggatccgaggaccgtggggagcccgatagagaagaaaCCGCTCCTGAGGATGACCGTGAAGCTTAGTCCTTGGTTTTTTCGTTTGTAATCAATCGTGTAGATaattttgtatatagacaactttgCCGACCTGCTTCTGTTTTGTGAAGTTTTTATACATGCCTTATAAATGTTTTCACaatgatttaaacaacttaatcaaattctGGATtttgtagcctctataatcgagcgaCTGCTTATTTGAATTTGAAGTGGTGTAGCccttaggcgtaatggtcgagtgagtgcttgctcgaactcgaagtaaaagcagctcgtaggcttagtagtcgagtgaatgattcgaactcgaagtcatgtagcccgtaggcgtaatggtcgagtgagtgcttgctcgaactcgaaataaagtagcccgtaggcttagtagtcgagtgaatgattcgaactcgaagtaatgtagctcgtaggcgtaatggtcgagtgagtgcttgctcgaactcggactAACGTAGCATgtatgcttagtagtcgagtgaatgattcgaactcgaagtaatgtagcccttaggcgtaatggtcaagtgagtgcttgctcgaactcgaagtaaaagcagccagtagtcgagtgaatgattcgaacttgaagtaatgtatcccgtaggcgtaatcgtcgagtgagtgcttgctcgaactcgaaataaagtagcatgtaggcttagtagtcgagtgaatgattcgaactcgaagtaatgtagcccgtaggcataatggtcgagtgagtgctttctcgaactcgaaataaaagtagcatgtaggcttagtagtcgagtgaatgattcgaactcgaagtaatgtagcccataggcataatggtcgagtgagtgcttgcttgaactcgaaataaagtagcccgtaggcttagtagtcgagtgaatgattcgaactcgaagtaatatagcccataggcataatggtcgagtgagtgcttgctcgaactcgaaataaagtagcccgtaggcttagtagtcgaattTATCTTAACTCTGTTTgtgtaataaatctccaaatataggagtttttcttggatataagatatcggtaaagaggagaactttctttgcaagtcactatacatgtgttcatgtttcgcacctgggttcgggccaactacatgagcatggttcgttttgaccatttggctcttacaacttttcctattggaaccccgttgttgcgaaataactttcttgcatcagaacttgatatatttgaaggCTAATGCCCcttagtattcgaggtcgattataAAGAGGCCCCGGAtactgttgtaagtgcagcacgatctttggttgcctcattaaaaaccttgcagaaaaacccatttgggataaaaccggtctaagaaaaaaagagtgcaacgtgtgctttcggaccttagcagtagtatcgttttagatgtgacacattccaattgcttgatagctgtttgccgtttataatgccgagcatgtatgatccttttccgacgttctcgagaacctgatatggtccttcccaatttggtcctaattttttcctttgttcggatttcgggtattgatggtgactttccttagtactaagtccccgagcttgaaatggcggagcttggtttttcgattataatatctttcgattcgctgcttttgggcggccaattggacgagagcagcttctcgtctttcgtctgataattcgaggctagtgttcatagccttgttatttgattcttccgtcgtGTATCaaaatctggtactgggttcgccgacttcgactggtatcaatgcttcggacccatatactaaggagaatggggtcgcccccgtactggatttcgacgtcgttcgatatgcccaaaggacttcgggtaggatttctctccactttcctttagcatcgttcagcctcttctttaggttctgAATGGTGGTTTTGTTCTttgattcggcatgtccgttcccactggggtgatacggtatTGATGATATCCTTCTTATTCTGTGTTCTTcaaagaatttcgtcactttgctgcccacACAATTGTTTaccattatcacatactatttcatcgggtatcccgaatcggcatatgatatgatcccagataaagtctataacttctttctctcttactttctcgaacgcatgtgcttcaaccttttagagaaatagtcagtcataaataagatgaatttggttttacctggggtcgatggcagagggccgacgatatccattccccatttcatgaatggctatgGGGATatgaccgagtgaagttgctctccgggttgatggatcattggtgcaaacctttgacatttgtcacatttcaAACAAATTCCCTCgtgtctttgcccatatcgatccaataataccttgtcctgattattttttggactaatgaatcggcaccggagtgattcccacaagtaccCTCTTGCACCTCGCGTAAGATGTAATCAGTatctcctggacccaagcatgctaccaatggtccatcgaatgtccttcggtataacgttccatctgaagccaccgtgaatcgagcagctttagtctgtAGGGCTCTTGAATCTTTAGGttctgatgggagctttccgttctttaagtattcaatatacttatttctccaatcccaggttaagcttgtagaatttatctcggtgtgaccttcttcgatcacggatctcgagagttgaacgacagtcctcgAGCTtaagtcaccttcctcgaccgatgatcccaaatttgcaagtgcatcagcctcactgttttgctctcgtggaacgtGCTGTAaattccattgtttgaaatggtgcaaaatgacatgtagtttgtccaaatacctttgcattctatcctctctaACTTTGAAGGTTTTGGTTACTTGACTTACCACTAACAGAGAGTCATATTTGGCTttgatgacttctgctcccaagtttttagctagctcgagacctgcaatcatggcctcatactcggcctcgttgttagtcaatctggaaattttaatagattgcctaatggtgttacctgtgggtggctttaaaactatgcccaacccggacccttttacgttcgaggctCCATCCGTAAAAAGAGACCCTCGAGGACGTACCCGATTTCAGCATgaattctttttcgacttcgggtacgggggttggcatgaaatcggccacgaagtctgctaaaatttgagacttgatggccgtacggggttgatattcgatatcgtacccactgagttcgacggcccatttggccaatcaacctgatagttcgggtttgtgcaaaatattacgaagtgggtaagttgttaatatgtatatggggtgacattgaaagtacggtcttaactttctagaggcgcatATCAGTGCAAGtaccaatttttctaagtgcggatatCTAACTTCtgcctctcctaaggttcgacttatataataaatggaaaattgggtaccttgctcttcccgaactaggacaccgcttactgcgattTCTGATACTGTCAAAtataagcaaagtttttcgtctgcttttggagtgtgaagtagtggtgggctcgacagATATTGTTTCAATTCCTTcagtgcctgttggcattccggggtccaagtgaaatcgttcttctttttgagtagggagaaaaatttgtgacttcgatctgaggatcttgaaatgaatcggcctaaggcatcAATTCGTCCTGTTAGCCTTTGTATAGCTtttacgctgtccacgatggtgatgtcttcgatggccttgattttattagGGTTAATCTTGATTCCCCGAttcgacaccatgaagccgaggaacttgcctgaaCTAACCCCGAAAacatatttttcggggttgagcttcatgttgtatttcctcaaaatctcgaatgtttcctgcaaatgggttaaatggtcctctgcgcacagggacttaactaacatgtcatcaatataatcttttattgatttacctatttgttcttcgaacattttatttactaggcgttggtacgtAGCCCTCGcaatttttagcccgaagggcatcatattataacagtatgttccatatttggtgacaaatgaagtcttttcctggtcctccgggttcatccagatttgattatacccggaataggtatcgagaaaagtgaggatctcgtgaccggccgtggcatcgatcatgcgatcgatgttggatagtgaaaaagaatctttggggcatgctttgtttaaatccttatagtccatgCACATtttaagtttgtttccttttttaggcactacaactatattggctaaccattcggatatttcacctcccgaatggaccctatcttgagaagttcggttacctcgtcttttatgAATGCGTATTTTACCTCgtactggggtcttctcttttgctttaccggtctgaacttagggtccaagcttagccgatgcgtcgttatgcccggtggaatccctgttatatctaaataggaccaggtaaaacaatcaatgttattgataagaaattgaacgagtttcttcctgagttcgtggctcaaccccgttcccaggtatacctttcgttggTGTccgtgctcgattagtgtgacttgctcaaattccttaattgttgatttggtggagTCGAAATCGTCGGGAATCGTGAAGGATCG
This region of Nicotiana tomentosiformis chromosome 4, ASM39032v3, whole genome shotgun sequence genomic DNA includes:
- the LOC138909963 gene encoding uncharacterized protein produces the protein MIIGGVDNSQGQMLKRTKTSIVREKRSLTQDYTPIETLSFNDEDAEWVVQPHEDALHVPREQNSEADALANLGSSVEEGDLSSRTVVQLSRSVIEEGHTEINSTSLTWDWRNKYIEYLKNGKLPSEPKDSRALQTKAARFTVASDGTLYRRTFDGPLVACLGPGDTDYILREVQEGTCGNHSGADSLVQKIIRTRYYWIDMGKDTREFV